The Serpentinimonas maccroryi genome has a segment encoding these proteins:
- the dnaN gene encoding DNA polymerase III subunit beta: MIVVQSTQDKLLAALQAVSGIVERRHTMPVLANVLLRKEDGLVQLTTSDLEIQIRTQAELGGDAGTYATTVGARKLIDILRTLPPEQKVTIEAQQSKLVLKGGKSRFTLQTLPAEDFPLVQQAPSFGPAFSVPQKVFKSLLGQVSFAMAVQDIRYYLNGILFVAEGKTLSLVATDGHRLAFSSAALEVEVPKQEVILPRKTVLELQRLLSQAEGDVELQFASNQARFSFGALEFISKLVEGKFPDYQRVIPQQHPHVLLLGRQPLLAALQRAALMTSDKFKGVRLSLEPGVLRLVAHNAEQEEALDELDIEYQGPMMEMGFNVSYLIEGLSSMAQEMVRLELADSNASALLTIPEHESYKYVVMPMRI, encoded by the coding sequence ATGATCGTTGTGCAATCGACCCAAGACAAGCTGTTGGCCGCTCTGCAAGCGGTGTCTGGCATCGTGGAGCGCCGCCACACCATGCCGGTGCTGGCCAATGTGCTGCTGCGCAAAGAGGATGGCTTGGTGCAGCTGACCACCAGCGACCTCGAAATCCAGATCCGCACCCAAGCCGAGCTCGGCGGCGACGCCGGCACCTACGCCACCACGGTGGGCGCGCGCAAGCTGATCGACATTTTGCGCACCCTGCCGCCCGAGCAAAAAGTGACGATCGAGGCGCAGCAGAGCAAGCTGGTGCTCAAGGGCGGCAAGTCGCGCTTCACCCTGCAAACCTTGCCGGCCGAAGACTTTCCGCTGGTGCAGCAGGCCCCCAGCTTTGGCCCGGCGTTCAGCGTGCCGCAAAAGGTGTTCAAGAGCCTGTTGGGCCAGGTGTCTTTTGCCATGGCGGTGCAAGACATCCGCTACTACCTCAACGGCATCTTGTTCGTGGCCGAAGGCAAAACGCTCAGTCTGGTGGCCACCGACGGCCACCGGCTGGCTTTTTCCAGCGCCGCGCTCGAGGTCGAGGTGCCCAAGCAAGAGGTGATTTTGCCGCGCAAGACGGTGTTGGAGCTGCAGCGCTTGCTCTCGCAAGCCGAGGGCGACGTGGAGCTGCAATTTGCCTCCAATCAAGCCCGCTTCAGCTTTGGCGCGCTGGAGTTCATCAGCAAACTGGTCGAGGGCAAGTTCCCCGACTACCAGCGCGTCATCCCGCAGCAACACCCGCACGTGCTGCTGCTGGGGCGCCAGCCGCTGCTGGCGGCGTTGCAGCGCGCCGCCCTCATGACCAGCGACAAGTTCAAGGGCGTGCGCCTGAGCCTTGAGCCCGGCGTGCTGCGGCTGGTGGCGCACAACGCCGAACAAGAAGAGGCGCTCGACGAGCTCGACATCGAGTACCAAGGCCCGATGATGGAAATGGGCTTCAACGTCAGCTACCTGATCGAGGGCTTGTCGAGCATGGCGCAAGAGATGGTGCGCCTCGAACTGGCCGACAGCAACGCCTCGGCGCTGCTCACCATCCCCGAGCACGAAAGCTACAAATACGTGGTGATGCCGATGCGCATCTGA
- the gyrB gene encoding DNA topoisomerase (ATP-hydrolyzing) subunit B has translation MNPDFPPAQPDPTAPESLEPAASASSAGYGEGSIQILEGLEAVRKRPGMYIGDTSDGTGLHHLVFEVVDNSIDEALAGYCDDIVVTIHTDNSISVTDNGRGIPTGIKWDDKHEPKRSAAEIALTELHAGGKFNQNSYKVSGGLHGVGVSCVNALSRWLRLTVRRDGRVHQLEFARGEVQQRLVETIDGVEVSPMRRSGVTEKRGTEVHFLPDSEIFQQNADFHYEILAKRLRELSFLNHGVRIRLHDERSGKQDDFSGAGGVKGFVEFINAGKKVLHPNAFYASGARPAESYGGIPGTEIGVEVAMQWNESYNENVLCFTNNIPQRDGGSHLTGLRAAMTRVIGKYIEQNEVAKKAKVEVSGDDMREGLCCVLSVKVPEPKFSSQTKDKLVSSEVRAPVEDIVAKALTEYLEERPQDAKLLCGKIVDAARAREAARKARELTRRKGVLDGLGLPGKLADCQEKDPALCEIYIVEGDSAGGSAKQGRDRKFQAILPLRGKILNVEKARYEKLLASNEILTLITALGTGIGKSSAADEFNPKAKSGSDDFNVAKLRYHRIIIMTDADVDGAHIRTLLLTFFYRQMPELVERGHIYIAQPPLYKVKSGKEELYLKDAAALDAYLLRIALRDAAIHTGGEPGRTLEGETLAELARRHQVAEAVIARLSAFMDAEALRAMASGVALALDDMEQASASASALQSALRALSSTGVPAEVTAEFDARSDKPLLRISRRHHGNVRSSVVTQDFVHGADYAALADAAQTFAGLLNEGATVRRGEGERRKEEKVSDFRSAMQWLLAEAERGSARQRYKGLGEMNPEQLWETTMDPAVRRLLQVRIEDAIEADRVFSTLMGDEVEPRRAFIEHNALRAANIDV, from the coding sequence ATGAATCCCGATTTCCCCCCCGCCCAGCCAGACCCCACTGCGCCCGAATCCCTCGAGCCCGCGGCCTCGGCGAGCAGCGCCGGCTACGGCGAGGGCTCGATCCAGATCCTCGAGGGGCTGGAGGCGGTGCGCAAACGCCCCGGCATGTACATCGGCGACACCTCCGACGGCACCGGCTTGCACCATCTGGTGTTCGAGGTCGTCGATAACTCCATCGACGAGGCCCTGGCCGGTTATTGCGACGACATCGTCGTCACCATCCACACCGACAACTCGATCAGCGTCACCGACAACGGGCGCGGCATCCCCACCGGCATCAAGTGGGACGACAAGCACGAGCCCAAGCGCAGCGCGGCCGAGATCGCGCTCACCGAGCTGCACGCCGGCGGCAAGTTCAACCAAAACAGCTACAAGGTCTCGGGCGGTTTGCACGGCGTGGGCGTGAGCTGCGTCAACGCCCTGAGCCGCTGGCTGCGCCTGACGGTGCGCCGCGACGGCCGCGTGCACCAGCTCGAATTTGCCCGCGGCGAGGTGCAGCAGCGCCTAGTGGAAACCATCGACGGCGTGGAAGTGTCGCCGATGCGCCGCAGCGGCGTCACCGAAAAGCGCGGCACCGAGGTGCACTTCCTGCCCGACAGCGAGATCTTTCAGCAAAACGCCGATTTTCACTACGAGATTTTGGCCAAGCGGCTGCGCGAGCTCAGCTTTCTCAACCACGGGGTGCGCATCCGCTTGCACGACGAACGCAGCGGCAAGCAGGACGATTTTTCTGGCGCCGGCGGCGTCAAGGGCTTCGTCGAGTTCATCAACGCCGGCAAAAAAGTGTTGCACCCCAACGCCTTTTACGCCAGCGGCGCGCGCCCGGCCGAGAGTTACGGCGGCATCCCCGGCACCGAAATCGGCGTCGAGGTGGCGATGCAGTGGAACGAGAGCTACAACGAAAACGTGTTGTGCTTCACCAACAACATCCCGCAGCGCGACGGCGGCAGCCACCTGACCGGGCTGCGCGCCGCCATGACGCGCGTCATCGGCAAATACATCGAGCAAAACGAAGTGGCCAAAAAGGCCAAGGTCGAAGTCAGCGGCGACGACATGCGCGAAGGCCTGTGCTGCGTGCTCTCGGTCAAGGTGCCCGAACCCAAGTTCAGCAGCCAGACCAAAGACAAGCTGGTGAGCTCCGAGGTGCGCGCACCGGTCGAAGACATCGTGGCCAAGGCGCTGACCGAGTACCTCGAAGAGCGGCCGCAAGATGCCAAGCTGCTGTGCGGCAAGATCGTGGATGCGGCGCGGGCGCGCGAGGCGGCGCGCAAGGCGCGCGAACTCACGCGGCGCAAAGGCGTGCTCGACGGCCTCGGGCTGCCCGGCAAACTGGCCGACTGCCAAGAAAAAGACCCGGCCCTGTGCGAGATCTACATCGTCGAGGGCGACAGCGCCGGCGGCAGCGCCAAACAGGGGCGGGACCGCAAGTTCCAAGCCATTTTGCCCTTGCGCGGCAAGATCCTCAACGTCGAGAAAGCGCGCTACGAAAAGCTGCTCGCCAGCAACGAAATCCTGACCCTGATTACGGCGCTAGGCACCGGCATCGGAAAATCCAGCGCCGCCGACGAGTTCAACCCCAAGGCCAAGAGCGGGTCGGACGATTTCAACGTGGCCAAGCTGCGCTACCACCGCATCATCATCATGACCGATGCCGACGTCGATGGCGCCCACATCCGCACCCTGCTGCTCACCTTCTTTTACCGCCAGATGCCCGAGCTGGTCGAGCGCGGCCACATCTACATCGCCCAGCCGCCGCTGTACAAGGTCAAGAGCGGCAAAGAAGAGCTGTACCTCAAAGACGCGGCCGCGCTCGACGCCTACTTGCTGCGCATCGCGCTGCGCGACGCCGCCATCCACACCGGTGGCGAGCCGGGGCGCACGCTCGAGGGCGAGACGCTGGCCGAGCTGGCGCGCCGGCACCAAGTGGCCGAAGCGGTGATCGCGCGCCTGAGCGCCTTCATGGACGCCGAGGCCCTGCGCGCCATGGCCAGCGGCGTGGCGCTGGCGCTCGACGACATGGAGCAAGCCAGCGCCAGCGCCAGCGCCTTGCAAAGCGCCCTGCGCGCCCTGAGCAGCACCGGCGTGCCGGCCGAAGTCACGGCCGAGTTCGATGCGCGCAGCGACAAGCCGCTGCTGCGCATCAGCCGCCGCCACCACGGCAACGTGCGCAGCAGCGTGGTCACGCAAGACTTCGTGCACGGCGCCGACTACGCCGCGCTGGCCGATGCGGCGCAGACCTTTGCCGGCCTGCTGAACGAGGGCGCCACGGTGCGGCGCGGCGAAGGCGAGCGGCGCAAAGAGGAAAAAGTGTCCGATTTCCGCAGCGCCATGCAGTGGCTGCTGGCCGAAGCCGAGCGCGGCAGCGCGCGCCAGCGCTACAAAGGCCTAGGCGAGATGAACCCCGAGCAACTGTGGGAAACCACCATGGACCCGGCGGTGCGGCGCCTGCTGCAAGTGCGCATCGAAGACGCGATCGAGGCCGACCGCGTCTTTAGCACCCTCATGGGCGACGAAGTCGAGCCGCGGCGCGCCTTCATCGAGCACAACGCGCTGCGCGCGGCGAATATCGACGTTTGA